In one Azospirillaceae bacterium genomic region, the following are encoded:
- a CDS encoding ATP phosphoribosyltransferase regulatory subunit, giving the protein MTDLPSKALLPAGLSDLLPPDAAHEAAVVERVMAAFAAHGYDRVKPPLIEFEDALLSGPGAAIATQTFRLMDPVSRRMLAVRPDITLQVARIALSRLAKAPRPLRLAYAGQVLRVEGSHLRPDRQFGQVGVELIGSLAASADAEVILLAAGTLERLGICNLSVDLCVPTLVPAVCRALDLPAAETKRLRQALDRKDAAAVAAVGGPAAELASALMAASGPAAGTVETLSKLDLPAEAEADRRRLTEVVRLVGEAAPHLMLTADPVEHRGWEYQTGLSFTLLARGVRGELGAGGRYRAGALDGAGDGAGEPATGFTLYTDVLLRALPAPEAPRRLFLPHGTPAAVADRLRGEGWAAVAALEPSADPVAEARRLGCTHLFRDGHPHAV; this is encoded by the coding sequence ATGACCGATCTGCCATCGAAGGCGCTGCTGCCTGCCGGGTTGTCCGACCTGCTGCCGCCCGATGCCGCACATGAGGCGGCCGTGGTCGAGCGTGTGATGGCCGCCTTCGCCGCCCATGGCTACGACAGGGTCAAGCCGCCTCTGATCGAGTTCGAGGACGCGCTGCTGTCCGGGCCCGGTGCGGCCATCGCCACCCAGACCTTCCGCCTGATGGACCCGGTCTCCCGCCGCATGCTGGCGGTGCGCCCGGACATCACCCTCCAGGTGGCCCGGATCGCGCTTTCGCGCTTGGCCAAGGCACCGCGCCCGTTGCGGCTGGCCTACGCCGGCCAGGTGCTGCGGGTCGAGGGGTCGCACCTCCGGCCCGACCGTCAGTTCGGTCAGGTCGGCGTCGAGCTGATCGGAAGCCTCGCGGCCTCCGCCGATGCCGAGGTGATCCTGCTGGCCGCCGGAACCCTGGAGCGGCTCGGGATTTGCAACCTGTCCGTCGACCTCTGCGTGCCCACGCTGGTGCCCGCCGTTTGCCGGGCGCTCGATCTGCCGGCGGCGGAGACCAAGCGGCTCCGACAGGCCCTGGACCGCAAGGATGCGGCCGCAGTGGCTGCGGTCGGCGGGCCTGCGGCCGAGCTGGCATCCGCCCTGATGGCGGCGTCCGGGCCCGCCGCGGGCACGGTCGAAACCTTGTCCAAGCTGGACCTGCCCGCCGAGGCGGAGGCCGATCGCCGCCGGCTGACCGAGGTTGTCCGCTTGGTCGGAGAGGCCGCGCCCCACCTGATGCTGACGGCCGACCCGGTCGAGCACCGGGGGTGGGAGTACCAGACCGGGCTGAGCTTCACGCTTCTGGCCCGTGGTGTGCGGGGCGAACTCGGCGCCGGTGGCCGCTACCGGGCGGGGGCGCTGGACGGGGCCGGGGATGGCGCGGGCGAACCCGCCACCGGCTTCACCCTCTACACCGACGTGCTGCTGCGGGCGCTGCCCGCCCCCGAGGCGCCGCGCCGCCTCTTCCTGCCCCACGGCACACCGGCGGCGGTGGCCGACCGGCTGCGGGGCGAGGGGTGGGCGGCCGTCGCAGCGCTCGAACCCTCGGCCGATCCCGTCGCCGAAGCGCGCCGGTTGGGCTGTACCCACCTATTTCGCGACGGGCATCCGCACGCCGTTTAG
- a CDS encoding adenylosuccinate synthase — protein sequence MANVTVVGVQWGDEGKGKIVDWLSSRADVVVRFQGGHNAGHTLVIDGVEYKLSLLPSGVVRPGTLSIIGNGVVVDPWALLTEIDKLAAKGVSVTPDNFVLAENAVLILPVHALVDRAREEARSAVDKLGTTGRGIGPAYEDKVARRAIRVCDLDDPPVLQRKVEQMLLHHNALLRGLGAPEVDPADLLAKLNEVAPRILPFAGVVWRRLDELRRAGKRILFEGAQAAMLDVDHGTYPFVTSSTTLAAQAASGTGMGPDGIGYVLGICKAYTTRVGAGPFPTEDDGPDGQRMGERGREFGTVTGRKRRCGWFDAPMVRQAVTVGGVHGIALTKLDVLDGFETLKVCVGYRWKGRELDYLPASQSAQAEVEPIWEEHEGWQESTRGARSWNDLPAKAVKYVRRIEELVGAPVTLLSTSPEREDTILVRDPFADRG from the coding sequence ATGGCGAACGTCACGGTTGTCGGCGTCCAGTGGGGCGACGAAGGAAAAGGCAAGATCGTCGACTGGCTGTCCAGCCGGGCCGACGTGGTGGTTCGCTTCCAGGGCGGGCACAATGCCGGGCACACGCTGGTCATCGACGGGGTTGAGTACAAGCTCAGCCTGCTGCCGTCCGGCGTGGTCCGTCCGGGCACGCTGTCCATCATCGGCAACGGCGTGGTGGTGGATCCCTGGGCGCTCCTGACCGAGATCGACAAGCTCGCGGCCAAGGGCGTGTCCGTCACGCCCGACAATTTCGTCCTGGCCGAGAACGCGGTTCTGATCCTCCCCGTCCACGCCCTGGTGGACCGGGCGCGGGAAGAGGCGCGCAGTGCCGTTGACAAGCTGGGCACGACCGGCCGCGGCATCGGACCGGCGTACGAGGACAAGGTGGCACGCCGGGCCATCCGCGTGTGCGACCTGGACGATCCGCCGGTCCTCCAGCGCAAGGTCGAGCAGATGCTGTTGCACCACAATGCGCTGCTGCGCGGCCTGGGTGCGCCGGAGGTGGATCCGGCGGACCTGCTGGCCAAGCTGAACGAGGTCGCGCCCCGAATCCTTCCCTTCGCCGGCGTCGTCTGGCGCCGGCTGGACGAGCTGCGCCGGGCCGGCAAGCGCATCCTGTTCGAAGGTGCGCAGGCCGCCATGCTGGACGTGGACCACGGCACCTATCCGTTCGTCACCTCCTCGACCACCCTGGCGGCACAGGCCGCGAGCGGAACCGGCATGGGGCCCGACGGCATCGGCTATGTTCTGGGGATCTGCAAGGCCTATACGACCCGCGTCGGCGCCGGTCCGTTCCCAACCGAGGATGATGGGCCCGACGGCCAGCGGATGGGCGAGCGTGGGCGCGAGTTCGGCACCGTCACCGGCCGCAAGCGCCGCTGTGGCTGGTTCGACGCCCCGATGGTCCGTCAGGCCGTCACGGTGGGCGGGGTCCACGGTATCGCCCTGACCAAGCTGGATGTGCTCGACGGGTTCGAGACCCTGAAGGTCTGCGTCGGCTACCGCTGGAAGGGGCGGGAGCTGGACTACCTTCCGGCCAGCCAAAGCGCCCAGGCCGAGGTGGAGCCCATCTGGGAGGAGCACGAGGGCTGGCAGGAAAGCACCCGGGGCGCGCGCTCCTGGAACGACCTGCCGGCCAAGGCGGTGAAGTACGTCCGCCGCATCGAGGAGCTGGTTGGCGCCCCGGTGACGCTGCTGTCGACCAGCCCGGAACGCGAAGACACGATCCTGGTCCGCGATCCCTTTGCCGACCGGGGGTAG
- a CDS encoding serine/threonine protein kinase — translation MPEYDGQGGKAFRAVSSRNRSGHHFALVCDTTLPARMDVAGSLRDSEPAGLLALGEAMTVDWPPAGGRRTVLVYTRPAGSRVVRNLDSPFGGFSEDALIRTVVQPVVGALRDLELRGITHGAIRPDNMFFRDGAGSSILLGDCVSVPSGYGQPAFFETIERAMADPVGRGPGSIADDLFALGATVLWLAVGGNPAPDVDDAEMLAQRLDRGSYTAMCGPHRFSQTIQELLRGLLADDPRQRWSLKELDLLLAGRRPSPRHATLPKRAPRPLDVGGKPYWTARGVAFGLAVNPGAAVSLIETGELDKWLRRSLADEAVADAAAQAAASGGGSGGPAGTHQHRLVARVVMALDPRGPIRYRGRSVLPDGIGTALYAAYAGGGAPSVFGEIIAAQLPGFWMSVQTEARPELAGLVQIFDSLRVLLDSVMVGYGLERILYEMNPAAPCLSPMVAGDRPATPGELLSALDAVGRRKNRPDEPMDRHLAAFLLARHRKLDDRLFTVLAHGQPPSKRVLGILTILADTQHVFGPSSCPGITAWMQPLLRSAVDRIRNRERHAQMGRDVESIAAEGDLRKLLQVVDDANVLREDAHAFVEAQREHARLGDQIRQLERSTRDKVGVIETEGRQIAAIASGILASIICFGIVAVKLGGIG, via the coding sequence ATGCCCGAGTACGACGGCCAGGGCGGCAAGGCTTTCCGCGCCGTCAGCAGTCGCAACCGTTCCGGCCACCATTTCGCACTCGTGTGCGATACGACGCTTCCGGCGCGCATGGACGTCGCCGGTTCCTTGCGCGACAGCGAGCCGGCCGGGCTTCTCGCCCTGGGCGAGGCCATGACGGTGGACTGGCCGCCGGCAGGTGGACGTCGCACGGTGCTGGTCTATACCCGTCCGGCCGGTTCCCGAGTCGTGCGGAACCTGGACTCCCCGTTTGGGGGCTTCTCCGAGGACGCGCTCATCCGCACCGTGGTTCAGCCGGTGGTGGGCGCGTTGCGCGATTTGGAGCTCCGCGGCATTACCCACGGCGCGATCCGGCCGGACAACATGTTCTTCCGGGATGGCGCTGGATCATCGATCCTGCTGGGGGATTGCGTTTCGGTCCCCAGCGGATACGGCCAGCCAGCGTTTTTCGAAACAATCGAGCGGGCAATGGCCGATCCGGTCGGCCGCGGGCCGGGGTCGATCGCCGACGATCTGTTCGCGCTGGGGGCGACGGTCCTGTGGCTGGCGGTTGGCGGCAATCCGGCACCGGATGTCGACGATGCGGAGATGCTGGCGCAGCGTCTGGACCGTGGATCCTACACCGCCATGTGCGGGCCGCACCGGTTCAGCCAGACGATCCAGGAACTGCTGCGCGGCCTGCTGGCCGATGATCCACGGCAGCGTTGGTCGCTGAAGGAGCTCGATCTGCTGCTGGCCGGGCGCCGGCCCAGCCCCCGGCACGCCACCTTGCCCAAGCGTGCCCCGCGTCCCTTGGACGTCGGTGGGAAGCCCTATTGGACCGCCCGCGGCGTGGCGTTCGGGCTCGCCGTCAATCCGGGCGCGGCGGTCTCGTTGATCGAAACGGGTGAGTTGGACAAGTGGCTCCGGCGCAGTCTTGCCGACGAGGCGGTGGCGGATGCGGCGGCCCAGGCCGCGGCGTCCGGCGGCGGGAGCGGCGGCCCCGCCGGCACCCACCAACACCGGCTGGTTGCCCGTGTCGTCATGGCGCTCGACCCACGGGGACCCATTCGCTACCGGGGCCGGTCGGTGCTGCCGGATGGCATCGGAACCGCCCTGTATGCGGCCTATGCCGGCGGTGGGGCGCCAAGCGTGTTTGGCGAAATCATCGCCGCCCAGCTTCCCGGGTTCTGGATGAGCGTCCAGACCGAGGCCCGTCCGGAGCTGGCGGGGCTCGTCCAGATCTTCGACAGCCTGCGCGTTCTGCTGGACAGCGTGATGGTCGGCTATGGGCTGGAACGCATCCTTTACGAGATGAATCCCGCCGCGCCCTGCCTCAGCCCGATGGTGGCGGGCGACCGCCCGGCGACCCCTGGCGAGCTGCTGAGCGCACTGGATGCGGTGGGCCGGCGGAAAAACCGTCCGGACGAGCCGATGGACCGGCACCTTGCCGCCTTTCTCCTGGCGCGGCACCGCAAGCTTGACGACCGCCTCTTCACTGTGCTCGCCCATGGGCAGCCGCCCTCCAAGCGCGTGCTGGGCATTCTCACCATCCTGGCCGACACCCAGCATGTGTTCGGACCGTCGTCGTGCCCCGGGATCACCGCCTGGATGCAGCCCCTGTTGCGCTCGGCGGTCGACCGTATCCGCAACCGCGAGCGCCATGCGCAGATGGGCCGCGATGTGGAAAGCATCGCGGCCGAGGGCGATCTGCGGAAGCTCCTGCAAGTGGTGGACGATGCCAACGTGCTGCGCGAGGACGCGCACGCATTCGTGGAGGCCCAGCGCGAACATGCGCGCCTTGGCGACCAGATCCGCCAGTTGGAAAGGTCGACCCGGGACAAGGTGGGGGTCATTGAAACCGAAGGGCGCCAGATCGCAGCCATCGCGTCGGGCATCCTTGCCTCCATCATCTGCTTCGGCATTGTGGCCGTGAAGCTGGGGGGCATCGGATGA
- the rpoH gene encoding RNA polymerase sigma factor RpoH, with amino-acid sequence MATNRPSVPVLNSETNLARYLQEIRKFPMLEPDQEYMLAKAWREHHDLKAAETLVQSHLRLVAKIAMGYRGYGLPVSELISEGNVGMMQAVKRFDPDKGFRLATYAMWWIRAAIQEYILHSWSLVKMGTTAAQKKLFFNLRRLKGQMKAIEEGDLSPEHVTAIAKKLDVPEVDVVNMNRRLSSPDHSLNAPLRADSEGEWQDWLVDEQETQEVRLAEAQELGKRKALLQEAMKGLNERERHILIERRLRDDPTTLEDLSQQYGISRERVRQIEVRAFEKLQKAIRSAALEQRLIGTS; translated from the coding sequence ATGGCGACGAACCGACCAAGCGTACCGGTCCTCAATTCCGAGACCAATCTGGCGCGCTATCTCCAGGAGATCCGGAAGTTCCCGATGCTGGAACCGGATCAGGAGTACATGCTGGCCAAGGCCTGGCGCGAACACCATGACCTCAAGGCGGCCGAAACCCTGGTGCAAAGCCACCTGCGTCTGGTGGCGAAGATCGCCATGGGATACCGCGGCTACGGCCTGCCGGTGTCCGAGCTGATTTCCGAAGGCAATGTCGGAATGATGCAGGCGGTCAAGCGCTTCGACCCGGACAAGGGCTTCCGCCTCGCCACCTACGCCATGTGGTGGATCCGCGCCGCGATCCAGGAATACATCCTGCACAGCTGGTCGCTGGTGAAGATGGGCACCACCGCGGCCCAGAAGAAGCTGTTCTTCAATCTGCGCCGGTTGAAGGGCCAGATGAAGGCGATCGAGGAGGGCGACCTGTCGCCCGAACACGTCACGGCCATCGCCAAGAAGCTGGATGTGCCCGAGGTGGACGTGGTCAACATGAACCGCCGCCTGTCCAGCCCGGACCATTCCCTGAACGCACCGCTGCGGGCCGACAGCGAAGGGGAGTGGCAGGACTGGCTGGTCGACGAGCAGGAAACCCAGGAAGTCCGGCTGGCCGAGGCGCAGGAGCTGGGCAAGCGCAAGGCCCTGCTCCAGGAGGCCATGAAGGGGCTGAACGAGCGCGAGCGCCATATCCTGATCGAGCGACGGCTGCGCGACGACCCGACCACCCTGGAGGACCTGTCCCAGCAGTACGGCATCAGCCGCGAGCGCGTGCGCCAGATCGAGGTGCGGGCCTTCGAAAAGCTGCAGAAGGCGATCCGGAGCGCCGCCCTGGAGCAGCGGCTGATCGGCACCTCCTAA
- a CDS encoding RluA family pseudouridine synthase, protein MTAIPYHVTVADAQAGERLDRFLAAALADAGLSRSRIQALLDQGRIRRGETTVTNPSEKVKAGQSYEVDVPEAEPAVPEAQDIPLVIVHEDADLLVLDKPPGMVVHPAAGNPDNTLVNALLAHCGDGLSGIGGVKRPGIVHRLDKDTSGLMVVAKTDRAHAALSAQFADRTLSRTYRAVVWGVPSPTAGEIDKPIGRDPKDRKRMAVVANGRFALTRYRVVQPFGMAASLVECKLATGRTHQIRVHMAAIGHPIVGDPVYGGRTRGRTRDLAEPLRSALVAFPRQALHAVALTFRHPATGRMVSFESGLPPDLGGLVEKLEHL, encoded by the coding sequence CCGTACCATGTCACGGTCGCCGACGCGCAGGCGGGCGAACGCCTGGACCGGTTCCTGGCCGCGGCCCTGGCCGATGCCGGGCTCAGCCGGTCGCGCATCCAGGCCTTGCTGGATCAGGGGCGGATCCGCCGCGGCGAGACCACCGTCACCAACCCGTCGGAAAAGGTGAAGGCCGGCCAGTCCTACGAGGTCGATGTGCCCGAGGCCGAACCGGCGGTGCCCGAGGCCCAGGACATCCCGCTCGTCATCGTGCACGAGGATGCCGACCTCCTGGTGCTGGACAAGCCGCCGGGCATGGTGGTCCACCCGGCGGCCGGCAACCCGGACAACACCCTGGTGAACGCCCTGCTGGCCCATTGCGGGGATGGGCTGTCGGGCATCGGCGGGGTGAAGCGGCCGGGCATCGTCCACCGCCTGGACAAGGACACCAGCGGCCTGATGGTGGTGGCCAAGACCGACCGCGCCCATGCCGCCCTGTCGGCCCAGTTCGCCGACCGCACCCTCAGCCGGACCTACCGCGCCGTCGTCTGGGGCGTGCCCTCCCCCACCGCGGGCGAGATCGACAAGCCCATCGGCCGCGACCCGAAGGACCGGAAGCGGATGGCGGTGGTGGCGAACGGCCGGTTCGCCCTGACCCGCTACCGCGTCGTCCAGCCGTTCGGGATGGCGGCGTCGCTGGTGGAATGCAAGCTGGCCACCGGCCGGACCCACCAGATCCGCGTGCACATGGCCGCCATCGGACACCCGATCGTGGGCGACCCGGTCTATGGCGGACGCACCCGCGGCCGGACCCGCGACCTGGCGGAACCGTTGCGAAGCGCCCTTGTTGCCTTTCCAAGGCAGGCGCTTCACGCGGTGGCGCTGACATTCCGCCACCCCGCCACAGGCCGAATGGTCAGCTTTGAAAGCGGATTGCCGCCGGATCTGGGCGGGTTGGTCGAAAAGCTCGAACACCTTTAA